The Pseudomonas sp. DG56-2 genome contains a region encoding:
- a CDS encoding LysR substrate-binding domain-containing protein gives MKLPALSAFRYFDVAAQTESFVRAAEILNVTHGAVSRQVRLLEESLGVTLFERRNRAVFLTPAGRALHGTTLSVFEQLQGAVYRLQQQAREDVLVLSCEPTIAMKWLIPRLPDFHAAHPDIHLHLVAAGGPVDFSRSGVDLALRRDDFRWEASLHAVKICDERVGPVSSANQIVPGHGLDGLRLLHSASRPGAWNTWLELTGASAKDTRRAVYEHFYLCIQAAMAGLGVAMASFLMVADEIASGQLCAPYGFVRDQSAYYLLCPPSMANDEKCLRFTQWISAQAATCLAHLL, from the coding sequence ATGAAACTGCCCGCACTTTCGGCCTTTCGTTACTTCGACGTCGCTGCGCAGACCGAAAGCTTCGTCCGCGCAGCCGAAATACTTAACGTCACCCATGGCGCAGTGAGCCGTCAGGTACGTTTGCTGGAAGAGTCACTGGGGGTGACGCTGTTCGAGCGCCGAAACCGCGCCGTGTTTCTCACCCCTGCCGGTCGTGCCCTGCATGGCACCACGCTGTCGGTCTTCGAACAGTTGCAAGGCGCGGTCTACCGCCTCCAACAACAAGCTCGTGAGGACGTATTGGTACTGTCCTGCGAGCCGACCATCGCGATGAAATGGCTGATTCCCCGCCTGCCGGACTTTCATGCCGCCCACCCGGACATCCACTTGCATCTGGTGGCTGCCGGCGGCCCTGTCGATTTTTCGCGAAGCGGTGTCGACCTGGCGTTACGGCGCGACGATTTTCGCTGGGAAGCCAGCCTTCACGCCGTGAAGATCTGCGATGAACGGGTGGGGCCGGTTAGCAGCGCCAACCAGATTGTTCCGGGCCATGGCCTGGATGGTCTGCGCTTGCTCCACAGCGCCTCACGCCCCGGTGCCTGGAACACCTGGCTGGAATTGACCGGCGCATCAGCCAAGGACACCCGCCGCGCCGTTTACGAGCATTTCTACCTGTGCATACAGGCCGCCATGGCCGGACTGGGTGTGGCCATGGCGTCATTCCTGATGGTGGCGGACGAAATCGCCAGCGGCCAACTGTGTGCTCCGTACGGCTTTGTTCGCGATCAATCGGCGTACTACCTGCTGTGCCCTCCCAGCATGGCCAACGACGAAAAGTGCCTGCGCTTCACCCAATGGATCAGTGCACAAGCCGCCACTTGCCTGGCTCATTTGCTATGA
- a CDS encoding LysE family translocator — translation MNELIAVALFTILAVISPGADFAMVTRSSYAFGRRAGLSAALGIALGVQVHVMYTILGIALIISQTPSLFLAMKVLGAGYLIYLGYKSLTNRTCISLDGDPASNQLGVGTALRSGFLTNALNPKTMLFVVSAYTQVVQPGSSLATSLGYGLFMSVAHWLWFSLVAVFFSSPSLRRIMLDRQLLVDRVIGVALIGLGLAVVLANAR, via the coding sequence GTGAATGAACTCATCGCCGTTGCCTTGTTCACCATCCTGGCGGTGATCAGCCCGGGCGCGGACTTTGCCATGGTCACACGCAGCAGTTACGCCTTTGGCAGGCGTGCCGGTTTGTCGGCGGCACTGGGCATCGCGCTGGGGGTGCAGGTGCATGTGATGTACACGATCCTCGGCATTGCCCTGATCATCAGTCAGACCCCTTCGTTGTTCCTGGCGATGAAGGTGCTGGGGGCGGGCTATTTGATCTACCTCGGTTACAAATCGCTGACCAATCGCACATGCATTTCCCTCGATGGCGACCCGGCTTCCAACCAGCTTGGGGTAGGCACAGCCTTGCGTTCAGGGTTTCTGACCAATGCCCTGAATCCCAAGACCATGTTGTTCGTCGTCAGTGCCTACACTCAAGTTGTACAACCGGGTAGCTCTCTTGCAACCAGTCTTGGTTATGGTCTGTTCATGTCCGTCGCTCACTGGCTGTGGTTCAGTCTGGTTGCGGTGTTTTTCTCTTCGCCGTCCTTGCGTCGGATCATGCTCGATCGGCAATTGCTGGTCGATCGAGTCATTGGCGTGGCCTTGATTGGCCTGGGATTGGCGGTGGTTCTGGCCAACGCGCGGTGA
- a CDS encoding D-Ala-D-Ala carboxypeptidase family metallohydrolase, with product MFAQWAGDHETRAFRQMLVDARLYGVVPIYQLLRSASDWRLCSAEPFAVAPAAQWPAVRSTLQLLKTLADQGVLRRYEVVSTYRAPRLNRCAGGAFDSAHMRAFAVDVLLPAGTDPRPLCTFWQTQGKAWNMGLGRYPSGRIHIDTAGFRTWGGDLSAHSSFCTLPAGATSHSK from the coding sequence ATGTTTGCCCAATGGGCAGGCGATCATGAAACCCGGGCGTTCCGGCAAATGCTGGTGGATGCGCGCTTGTATGGTGTCGTGCCTATCTATCAGTTGCTGCGCAGTGCCAGTGACTGGCGCTTGTGCTCGGCAGAGCCTTTCGCGGTGGCGCCCGCCGCGCAGTGGCCAGCGGTGCGTTCGACGCTGCAGTTGCTCAAAACGCTGGCGGATCAAGGCGTGCTGCGGCGCTATGAAGTGGTCTCCACGTACCGCGCGCCGCGGCTCAATCGCTGTGCCGGTGGCGCCTTCGACAGTGCCCATATGCGTGCGTTTGCAGTGGATGTATTGCTGCCAGCGGGGACCGACCCCAGACCGCTATGCACGTTCTGGCAGACCCAGGGCAAAGCCTGGAACATGGGACTGGGTCGTTACCCTTCGGGGCGCATTCATATCGATACCGCTGGCTTTCGCACCTGGGGTGGGGACTTAAGTGCCCATTCTTCCTTCTGTACTTTGCCCGCTGGCGCTACGTCTCATAGCAAATGA
- a CDS encoding FecR domain-containing protein, giving the protein MNKSPSVKALQEAAEWLVRLDGEVDTVERNAFRDWLNADPEHLAAIERLEGSLAALHELSREPARVALDGIVRRRTLRQPIKALALAALLLLPVGLAIQQFPPSYLLADIRTNNGEWHSQQLPDGSLISLDGNTAVDLQFDAQRRTVRLVQGEVRMDVVKDATRPFLVLTEHGSVSVMGTRFVVEQLGDATRVAMIDSTAHVESDGKRLVVHGGQEVHFNATGLGAPQSIDPAALEQAWLQHQLLVHEQPLSQVLERLARNHHGYLLYDAEALEVLQVTAVLPADDSQRALRLLARSLPIRLEYYTPWITRVALERP; this is encoded by the coding sequence ATGAACAAGTCACCTTCTGTGAAAGCGCTGCAAGAGGCAGCCGAATGGCTGGTGCGCCTGGACGGTGAGGTCGATACGGTCGAGCGCAATGCTTTTCGTGACTGGCTCAACGCTGATCCAGAACACCTGGCGGCCATCGAACGACTGGAGGGAAGCCTGGCAGCGTTGCATGAGTTGTCCCGCGAACCTGCACGGGTGGCTCTGGACGGCATCGTCCGACGGCGCACCCTGCGTCAGCCAATCAAGGCGCTGGCTCTGGCAGCGTTACTACTGTTGCCGGTCGGCTTGGCGATACAACAGTTTCCGCCGTCCTACTTGCTGGCGGACATCCGTACCAACAATGGCGAGTGGCACTCACAACAACTACCCGATGGCAGCCTTATCAGCCTTGATGGCAACACCGCCGTGGATCTACAGTTCGATGCTCAACGCCGTACTGTGCGCCTGGTGCAAGGGGAAGTACGGATGGATGTGGTCAAGGATGCCACGCGGCCTTTCCTGGTATTGACCGAGCATGGCAGCGTCAGTGTCATGGGCACTCGGTTTGTCGTCGAGCAGCTTGGTGATGCCACCCGTGTGGCGATGATCGATTCCACCGCGCATGTCGAAAGCGATGGCAAGCGCTTGGTTGTCCACGGTGGGCAGGAAGTGCACTTCAACGCTACAGGGTTGGGCGCACCGCAGAGCATTGATCCCGCCGCGCTGGAACAGGCTTGGCTGCAGCATCAACTGCTGGTTCACGAGCAACCCTTGAGTCAGGTGCTCGAACGCTTGGCGCGCAATCATCATGGTTATTTGCTGTATGACGCCGAGGCACTTGAAGTGCTGCAGGTCACGGCAGTACTACCTGCCGACGACAGTCAGCGGGCATTGCGCTTGCTGGCGCGCAGCCTGCCAATCAGGCTCGAATATTACACACCATGGATCACCCGCGTTGCGCTGGAACGGCCGTAG